The Thermodesulfobacteriota bacterium genome includes a window with the following:
- a CDS encoding radical SAM protein, with translation MQSTDRQLIRRRERAKKLVRMGKLTRQFPYVVMRNPLGALKWIETVLLDRRASAYCYNYPFLLQIEVTNACNLKCKMCPRERELEKLGQKASHMTFDTFKQIMDSWIGHLYQIYLFGRGEPLMAPDLPRMIHYCAQKGVPYITLNTNGTLLRGKMAQALADSELDEIRISIDGADEEGFKAVRGISLQQLKDNITDFRRISDIPIHVTTTVSQYNWETVHRIPDLCAEIGVHTLRLLPSLPYVYVDMPESTLTPDQKKEFKTLVRELKASCEQKKILFISASPRVQECKQPFIMAFIDVEGNLTPCCLLEITHMGNVLKDGFAKVWRGDQMNRWRKLLLKHQFPKACLELECIRDW, from the coding sequence ATGCAAAGCACGGACAGACAATTGATCAGAAGAAGGGAAAGAGCCAAAAAACTTGTCCGGATGGGGAAACTCACCCGGCAGTTCCCTTACGTGGTCATGAGAAATCCCCTGGGCGCCCTGAAGTGGATCGAAACCGTTCTCCTTGACCGGCGGGCCTCGGCGTACTGTTATAATTATCCTTTTCTCCTGCAGATCGAAGTGACCAATGCCTGCAACCTCAAATGCAAAATGTGCCCGCGGGAACGGGAGCTGGAAAAGCTGGGGCAGAAAGCCAGCCATATGACCTTTGACACCTTTAAACAGATCATGGACTCCTGGATCGGCCATCTTTATCAGATTTATCTGTTTGGACGGGGCGAGCCCCTGATGGCCCCGGATCTACCCCGCATGATCCATTACTGCGCGCAAAAAGGCGTGCCGTATATCACCCTGAACACCAATGGCACCCTTCTCCGCGGTAAAATGGCCCAGGCCCTGGCCGATTCGGAACTGGATGAGATTCGCATCAGTATAGACGGCGCGGACGAAGAGGGGTTCAAGGCGGTTCGGGGAATATCGCTGCAGCAGTTAAAAGACAATATAACCGACTTCCGCAGGATTTCCGACATCCCTATTCATGTCACGACCACGGTGTCACAATACAACTGGGAAACCGTCCACCGCATCCCGGATCTCTGCGCCGAAATCGGGGTGCATACCCTCCGCCTGCTGCCGTCCCTGCCGTATGTGTATGTGGATATGCCGGAAAGCACCCTGACACCGGATCAGAAAAAAGAGTTCAAAACATTGGTCAGGGAATTAAAAGCCAGTTGTGAACAAAAGAAGATCCTCTTCATCTCCGCGTCCCCCCGGGTTCAGGAGTGCAAACAGCCATTTATCATGGCGTTTATTGACGTCGAGGGGAACCTGACGCCCTGCTGCCTGCTGGAAATCACCCACATGGGCAATGTGTTGAAAGACGGTTTTGCGAAGGTGTGGCGGGGAGACCAAATGAACCGGTGGCGGAAACTGCTGCTCAAGCACCAGTTTCCCAAAGCGTGCCTTGAACTTGAATGTATCCGGGACTGGTAA
- a CDS encoding polysaccharide deacetylase family protein, translated as MRKRIKDTGLRVCLGLGRLFPPRGTPVLGYHSVADDDSNITISPKMFDVQMSWLKDAGYQGVSFKHFISFVDKEGRLPEKTAVLTFDDGLKDFYTSAWPVLRRCGFSATVFVPTHYIGGKANWYAHYGLDPVPMLDWKEIRELTASGIDIQSHGCSHRPLTDLAPDELHREVIASKKVLEEGLGQPIDFFCCPQGAQNDEVAAAIRDAGYKAGIGGGDGLFRLKDDRYRLKRQLLDYIAITDEKTARLSISACARGSFAWYVKAKKRVKHYG; from the coding sequence ATGAGAAAACGGATCAAAGATACGGGATTACGTGTCTGTCTGGGCCTGGGGCGGCTGTTTCCTCCGCGAGGCACTCCTGTTCTCGGCTATCATTCAGTGGCTGATGATGATTCCAATATCACCATCTCCCCAAAGATGTTCGACGTACAGATGTCCTGGCTGAAGGATGCCGGGTACCAGGGGGTGTCTTTCAAACACTTTATCTCTTTTGTCGATAAGGAAGGGAGGCTGCCGGAGAAAACCGCTGTCCTGACCTTTGACGACGGTCTGAAAGATTTTTACACCTCGGCCTGGCCGGTTCTTCGCCGCTGCGGATTTTCGGCCACGGTCTTTGTCCCCACCCACTACATCGGGGGAAAAGCCAACTGGTACGCACATTACGGATTGGATCCGGTTCCCATGCTTGACTGGAAGGAAATCCGCGAACTGACCGCATCCGGTATCGATATTCAGAGCCACGGCTGTTCGCACCGGCCGCTGACCGATCTCGCGCCCGATGAGCTTCACCGGGAAGTCATTGCCTCCAAAAAGGTCCTGGAGGAAGGTCTGGGGCAGCCGATTGATTTTTTCTGCTGTCCCCAGGGGGCTCAAAACGATGAGGTCGCCGCGGCCATCCGGGACGCCGGATACAAGGCAGGTATCGGCGGCGGTGACGGTCTGTTCAGGTTGAAGGACGACCGGTATCGCCTCAAACGGCAATTGCTGGATTACATCGCCATAACGGACGAGAAGACCGCCCGGCTCAGCATCAGCGCCTGCGCCCGGGGGTCCTTTGCCTGGTATGTAAAAGCGAAAAAAAGAGTGAAACATTATGGGTAA